A single region of the Rhizobium sp. NLR16a genome encodes:
- a CDS encoding alpha/beta hydrolase has product MTEFIHLPGIGNSGNAHWQSRWENANPAIRRFAPTSWDQPDLSDWIQALEQAVRRAKTPPVLVAHSLSCLLVAHWHQRTSSPIKGAFLAAVPDPLSPSFPADAAGFADVPQVQFGFRSLIVASTTDPYGSLPYAETRAKQWGSELKIIGAAGHINGQSDLGDWPEGLALLMDFASRA; this is encoded by the coding sequence ATGACCGAATTCATTCATTTGCCGGGCATCGGCAATTCCGGAAACGCTCACTGGCAGAGCCGTTGGGAGAATGCCAATCCGGCCATACGCCGTTTTGCACCGACGAGTTGGGATCAGCCGGATCTTTCCGACTGGATCCAAGCCTTGGAGCAAGCGGTGCGCAGAGCGAAAACACCACCTGTTCTCGTGGCGCATAGCCTCTCCTGCCTGCTTGTAGCACATTGGCATCAGCGGACCTCTTCGCCGATCAAGGGAGCGTTCCTCGCCGCCGTGCCAGACCCTCTTTCTCCGAGCTTTCCTGCGGACGCCGCAGGCTTTGCAGATGTGCCGCAGGTGCAGTTCGGCTTTCGATCGCTGATCGTCGCTAGCACCACCGATCCCTATGGTTCGCTCCCCTACGCCGAAACGCGAGCAAAGCAATGGGGTAGCGAGTTGAAAATCATCGGCGCGGCCGGCCACATCAATGGCCAAAGCGATCTGGGTGACTGGCCGGAAGGTCTGGCATTGCTGATGGATTTCGCGAGCCGCGCATAG
- the fliP gene encoding flagellar type III secretion system pore protein FliP (The bacterial flagellar biogenesis protein FliP forms a type III secretion system (T3SS)-type pore required for flagellar assembly.), which produces MIRFIVFLAAMMAVPELAVAQQLPTDLLNVPVDGSVAAWIIRTFGLLTVLSVAPGILIMVTSFPRFVIAFSILRSGMGLSSTPSNMILLSLSLFMTFYVMSPTFDQAWQNGVQPLLANQINETEAVQRIAEPFRTFMAANTRDKDLALFVDLARERGQNIQTTDPIDYRVLIPAFMISEIRRGFEIGFLVVLPFLVIDLIVATITMAMGMMMLPPTSISLPFKILFFVLIDGWNLLVGSLVRSFS; this is translated from the coding sequence ATGATTCGTTTCATAGTTTTCCTTGCCGCCATGATGGCGGTGCCGGAACTGGCGGTGGCACAGCAGCTGCCGACCGACTTGTTGAACGTGCCGGTCGATGGCTCCGTCGCCGCCTGGATCATCCGCACCTTCGGCCTGCTGACCGTACTTTCGGTCGCGCCCGGCATCCTGATCATGGTGACGAGCTTCCCGCGCTTCGTCATCGCCTTCTCGATCCTGCGCTCGGGGATGGGCCTCTCCTCGACGCCTTCCAACATGATCCTCCTGTCGCTGTCGCTCTTCATGACCTTCTACGTCATGTCGCCGACCTTCGATCAGGCCTGGCAGAACGGCGTTCAGCCACTGCTTGCCAACCAGATCAACGAGACGGAGGCGGTGCAGCGTATCGCCGAGCCCTTCCGCACCTTCATGGCGGCCAATACCCGCGACAAGGATTTGGCGCTCTTCGTCGATCTGGCGCGTGAGCGCGGGCAGAACATCCAGACGACCGATCCGATCGACTATCGCGTGCTGATCCCTGCCTTCATGATTTCGGAGATTCGCCGCGGTTTCGAGATCGGCTTTCTCGTCGTGCTGCCGTTCCTCGTCATCGACCTCATCGTCGCAACCATCACCATGGCGATGGGCATGATGATGCTGCCGCCGACTTCGATCTCGCTGCCTTTCAAGATTCTCTTCTTCGTCCTGATCGACGGCTGGAATCTGCTCGTCGGCAGCCTGGTGCGCTCGTTCAGCTGA
- a CDS encoding flagellar basal body-associated FliL family protein gives MADEDVSAGQSKKKSGLMTIIGIAVLTLLGAGGGWAVGTIVAPQIKGAKEAEQAKEAEAKKKAEEGLARISTEANNVVQLEPITSNLAYPSENWVRLEVALLFNGPPDVKVAEDIHQDILAYVRTVSLQQIEGPRGFQYLKDDIQERVDLRSQGRVSKVMFRTFVIE, from the coding sequence ATGGCAGACGAAGACGTAAGCGCAGGTCAATCGAAGAAGAAATCCGGCCTGATGACGATCATCGGCATTGCCGTCCTGACGCTCCTCGGCGCCGGCGGCGGCTGGGCGGTCGGCACGATCGTCGCGCCCCAGATCAAGGGCGCCAAAGAGGCAGAGCAGGCCAAGGAAGCCGAGGCCAAGAAGAAGGCCGAGGAGGGGCTGGCGCGCATCTCGACCGAGGCCAACAACGTCGTCCAGCTCGAGCCGATTACATCGAACCTTGCTTACCCGTCGGAAAACTGGGTCCGACTAGAAGTCGCGCTGTTGTTCAACGGGCCGCCCGACGTCAAGGTCGCCGAGGACATTCATCAGGATATCCTCGCCTATGTCAGGACCGTTTCCCTTCAGCAGATCGAGGGGCCGCGGGGCTTTCAATATCTCAAGGATGACATCCAGGAACGTGTTGACCTTCGCTCGCAAGGGCGGGTATCGAAGGTCATGTTCAGGACCTTTGTCATCGAATGA
- the flgH gene encoding flagellar basal body L-ring protein FlgH → MNMRFPAAVAALALLAGCQSPTAVSEIGRAPAMSPIGSGLAYGQTPQMALYPKQPRAVAQGYSLWSDSQAALFKDARALNVGDILTVDIQINDKASFDNETNRSRKNSSGMNWDVNAQIFGWTPESKTDLTYGSDTSTDGKGKIERTDKLTLLVAAVVTGILENGNLVISGSQEVRLNQELRILNVAGIVRPQDVNADNQISYDKIAEARISYGGRGRLMEVQQPPRGQQAVDLFSPL, encoded by the coding sequence ATGAACATGCGTTTCCCGGCCGCGGTCGCCGCCCTCGCACTCCTAGCGGGCTGCCAGTCCCCGACGGCAGTCAGCGAGATCGGCCGTGCGCCCGCCATGAGCCCGATCGGCAGTGGACTTGCCTATGGCCAGACCCCGCAGATGGCGCTTTATCCGAAGCAGCCGCGTGCCGTGGCGCAGGGCTATTCGCTCTGGAGCGATTCGCAGGCCGCGCTCTTCAAGGATGCACGCGCGCTGAACGTCGGCGACATCCTGACCGTCGACATCCAGATCAACGACAAAGCCTCCTTCGACAACGAGACCAACCGCAGCCGCAAGAATTCGAGCGGCATGAACTGGGACGTCAATGCCCAGATCTTCGGCTGGACCCCGGAATCGAAGACCGATCTGACCTACGGTTCGGATACCAGCACCGACGGCAAGGGCAAGATCGAGCGCACCGACAAGCTGACCCTTCTCGTTGCGGCCGTCGTCACCGGTATTCTTGAAAACGGCAACCTCGTCATCTCTGGCTCGCAAGAAGTCCGTCTGAACCAGGAGCTGCGCATCCTGAACGTCGCCGGTATCGTGCGTCCGCAGGACGTCAACGCCGACAACCAGATCTCCTACGACAAGATCGCCGAAGCCCGCATCTCCTATGGCGGCCGCGGTCGCCTGATGGAAGTGCAGCAGCCTCCGCGCGGGCAGCAGGCCGTCGATCTTTTCTCGCCGCTTTGA
- a CDS encoding MotE family protein: MMTILNPDMTVLQLLRRLALPAAGLVLLSIPGAFAQEHPEGDITSQDEIKQFCTNIADPARDQRYLLQKQELERLRADIDARMEEMDKRKAEYQDWLKRRDDFLQQAEAGLTEIYKKMKPDAAALQLQDMKVEVASAVIMRLGPRQSSLILNEMDPQKAAIIAGIIASASDPNTSKDPS, from the coding sequence ATGATGACGATCCTGAATCCTGACATGACCGTGCTGCAGCTGCTGCGCCGCCTGGCGCTGCCGGCAGCCGGCCTCGTCCTGCTGTCGATCCCGGGTGCCTTCGCACAGGAGCACCCGGAGGGAGACATCACGTCTCAGGACGAGATCAAGCAATTCTGCACCAACATCGCCGATCCAGCCCGCGACCAGCGCTACCTGCTGCAGAAACAGGAGCTGGAAAGGCTCCGCGCCGACATCGACGCCCGGATGGAGGAGATGGACAAGCGCAAGGCCGAATACCAGGACTGGCTGAAGCGGCGCGACGACTTCCTGCAGCAGGCGGAAGCCGGCCTCACCGAAATCTATAAGAAGATGAAGCCGGATGCGGCGGCGCTCCAGCTGCAGGACATGAAGGTCGAAGTGGCCTCGGCCGTCATCATGCGGCTCGGTCCGCGTCAGTCGAGCCTCATCCTCAACGAGATGGACCCGCAGAAAGCCGCCATCATCGCCGGCATCATCGCCAGTGCGTCCGATCCCAATACGTCGAAGGATCCTTCATGA
- a CDS encoding flagellar basal body P-ring protein FlgI: MKLFFRIVAFAAVVAMSLADVAPAWALTSRIKDIASLQAGRDNQLIGYGLIVGLQGTGDGFRSSPFTEQSMRAMLQNLGISTQGGQSNAKNTAAVMVTANLPPFASPGSRLDVTVSSLGDATSLRGGTLVMTSLSGADGQIYAVAQGSVIVSGFQAQGQAATVTEGVTTAGRVPGGAIIERELPSHFKDSVNLVLQLRNPDFSTAIRIADIVNGYASARFGGPVAEAKDSQEVVIQKPRTADLTRLMADVENLIVETDTPAKVVINERTGTIVIGSDVRVSPVAVSYGTLTVQVTETPQIIQPEPFSRGRTAVQPQTDIAAEQTGGRVAIIDGPDLRTLVAGLNNIGVKPDGIIAILQGIKSAGALQAELVLQ; the protein is encoded by the coding sequence ATGAAATTGTTCTTCCGTATCGTCGCCTTTGCTGCGGTTGTCGCCATGAGTTTGGCCGACGTGGCGCCCGCCTGGGCGCTGACGTCACGCATCAAGGATATCGCCTCGCTTCAGGCCGGCCGCGATAACCAGCTGATCGGCTACGGTCTGATCGTCGGCCTGCAGGGAACCGGCGACGGCTTCCGTTCCTCGCCCTTCACCGAGCAGTCGATGCGGGCAATGCTCCAGAATCTCGGCATCTCGACACAGGGCGGCCAGTCCAACGCGAAGAACACCGCGGCCGTGATGGTCACCGCCAACCTGCCGCCCTTCGCGAGCCCCGGCAGCCGTCTCGATGTTACGGTGAGCTCGCTCGGCGATGCGACCTCGCTGCGCGGCGGCACGCTCGTCATGACCTCGCTTTCCGGTGCCGACGGCCAGATCTATGCTGTCGCCCAGGGCTCTGTTATCGTCTCCGGCTTTCAGGCGCAGGGCCAGGCGGCGACGGTGACCGAAGGCGTCACCACCGCCGGCCGCGTACCCGGCGGCGCGATCATCGAACGCGAACTGCCGTCGCATTTCAAGGATTCAGTCAATCTCGTCCTGCAGCTGCGCAATCCCGATTTCTCGACGGCGATCCGCATTGCCGACATCGTCAATGGCTATGCCTCCGCGCGCTTCGGCGGCCCGGTCGCCGAAGCCAAGGATTCGCAGGAAGTGGTGATCCAGAAACCGCGCACGGCCGATCTCACCCGGCTGATGGCCGACGTCGAAAACCTCATCGTCGAAACCGATACGCCGGCCAAGGTGGTTATCAACGAGCGCACTGGAACGATCGTCATCGGCTCCGATGTCCGCGTCTCGCCGGTCGCCGTCAGCTACGGCACACTCACGGTTCAGGTCACCGAGACGCCGCAGATCATCCAGCCCGAACCCTTCTCGCGCGGGCGGACTGCCGTTCAGCCGCAGACCGATATCGCGGCTGAGCAGACCGGCGGGCGCGTTGCCATAATCGACGGTCCCGACCTCAGGACCCTTGTTGCCGGTCTCAACAATATCGGCGTGAAACCGGATGGGATCATCGCCATTCTCCAGGGCATCAAATCGGCGGGCGCCCTGCAGGCGGAGCTTGTATTGCAATGA
- the flgA gene encoding flagellar basal body P-ring formation chaperone FlgA produces MMFCRAGRISGWVAAATIALAGVVLPADAGAGMGYAVVPTTIIYPGDTLSGSQLQEVEVTNPNLAGDYAKSISQVEGLVSKRTLLPGRTISVSALREPYTVTRGSSIRLVFSLGAMTISAAGTPLEDGATGQVVRARNMDSGVIVSGTVLADGTIHVRAK; encoded by the coding sequence ATGATGTTTTGCCGGGCAGGACGCATCTCAGGATGGGTGGCGGCAGCCACGATCGCACTCGCGGGCGTGGTCTTGCCTGCGGACGCGGGTGCCGGCATGGGTTATGCCGTCGTCCCGACGACGATCATCTACCCCGGCGACACATTGTCGGGCAGCCAGCTTCAGGAGGTTGAGGTCACCAACCCCAACCTCGCCGGCGATTATGCCAAATCGATTTCGCAGGTCGAAGGTCTGGTTTCCAAACGCACGCTGCTACCGGGGCGCACAATCTCGGTTTCAGCCCTGCGCGAGCCCTATACGGTGACGCGCGGCTCTTCGATCCGCCTGGTCTTCTCTCTCGGCGCAATGACGATCTCCGCTGCCGGCACGCCGCTCGAAGACGGCGCGACGGGGCAGGTGGTCCGTGCACGTAATATGGATTCCGGCGTCATCGTCAGCGGCACGGTGCTTGCGGACGGCACGATCCATGTGAGGGCGAAATGA
- the flgG gene encoding flagellar basal-body rod protein FlgG — MRALAIAATGMDAQQTNLEVIANNIANINTTGFKRARAEFTDLLYQTERAKGVANRANQAVVPEGANIGLGVQTSAVRNLHLQGELTQTGNDLDVALIGKGFFQIQSTDGTTLYTRAGAFNKNDQGQLVTIDGYEVLPGITIPQGSTELTISRSGEVSAKLPGQTDPTVLGQLTLADFVNEAGLQPIGDNLFQETPASGDAVVGNPDEEGFAYMKQGYLESSNVDPVKEITELISAQRAYEMNSKVITTADEMASIVSKNLK; from the coding sequence ATGAGAGCGCTCGCCATCGCAGCAACGGGCATGGATGCCCAGCAGACCAATCTGGAAGTCATCGCCAACAACATTGCGAACATCAACACGACGGGCTTTAAGCGGGCCCGCGCCGAGTTCACCGACCTTCTCTACCAGACCGAACGCGCCAAGGGCGTCGCCAACCGGGCCAATCAGGCCGTCGTTCCTGAAGGCGCAAATATCGGCCTCGGCGTCCAGACCTCCGCGGTCCGCAATCTGCATCTCCAGGGCGAACTGACACAGACTGGCAACGACCTCGACGTGGCGCTGATCGGCAAGGGCTTCTTTCAGATTCAGTCGACCGATGGCACGACGCTCTATACCCGCGCTGGCGCTTTCAACAAGAATGACCAGGGCCAGCTCGTCACCATCGACGGCTATGAAGTCCTGCCTGGGATCACCATCCCTCAGGGTTCGACCGAACTGACCATCAGCCGCTCCGGCGAGGTCTCGGCGAAGCTGCCGGGTCAGACCGATCCGACTGTTCTTGGACAGCTGACGCTTGCCGACTTCGTCAACGAAGCGGGTCTTCAGCCGATCGGCGACAATCTCTTCCAGGAAACGCCGGCCTCGGGCGATGCGGTCGTCGGCAACCCCGACGAGGAAGGCTTTGCCTATATGAAGCAGGGTTATCTGGAATCCTCGAACGTCGACCCGGTGAAGGAAATCACCGAGCTGATATCGGCTCAGCGTGCGTACGAAATGAATTCCAAGGTGATCACGACCGCTGATGAAATGGCCTCCATCGTCAGCAAGAACCTGAAGTAA
- a CDS encoding flagellar hook-basal body complex protein FliE, translating into MISSVQNVSNLSMSRALGAVDTENSASSSATTMPGTAGAANGLSFASVLGGMATDAVNSLKGAENMSFAGIKGTATTREVVDSMLQAEQTLQTAIAIRDKVVSAFLEVTKMQM; encoded by the coding sequence ATGATCAGCAGCGTCCAGAATGTCAGCAATCTTTCGATGTCCCGCGCGCTCGGCGCCGTCGACACCGAAAATTCCGCCTCGTCCTCCGCAACGACCATGCCGGGCACCGCCGGTGCGGCCAATGGCCTGAGCTTCGCCTCGGTCCTGGGCGGCATGGCGACCGACGCCGTCAACAGCCTGAAGGGTGCCGAAAACATGTCCTTCGCCGGCATCAAGGGCACGGCGACGACCCGTGAAGTCGTTGATTCCATGCTCCAGGCCGAGCAGACGCTGCAGACCGCGATTGCCATCCGCGACAAGGTCGTTTCGGCCTTTCTCGAAGTCACCAAGATGCAGATGTAA
- the flgC gene encoding flagellar basal body rod protein FlgC, translating to MDPLSAAMKIAGSGLEAQSTRLRIVSENIANARSTGDTPGADPYRRKTITFGQQMDRTSGVETVNVKKVGVDEGDFSTEFDPSNPAADAKGVVKLPNVNILVEMADMREANRSYDANLQTIKQTRDLISSTIDLLKSQ from the coding sequence ATGGATCCGCTTTCCGCAGCTATGAAAATCGCCGGTTCGGGGCTCGAGGCGCAATCGACGCGCCTGCGCATCGTCTCGGAAAACATTGCCAACGCCCGCTCGACCGGTGACACGCCGGGCGCCGACCCCTATCGCCGCAAGACGATCACCTTCGGCCAGCAGATGGACCGCACCAGCGGCGTCGAGACCGTCAACGTCAAGAAGGTCGGCGTCGACGAAGGCGATTTCAGCACCGAGTTCGACCCCAGCAATCCGGCGGCGGACGCCAAGGGCGTCGTCAAATTGCCGAACGTCAACATCCTCGTCGAGATGGCTGACATGCGTGAAGCCAATCGCTCCTATGACGCCAATCTGCAGACCATCAAGCAGACCCGCGACCTCATCTCGTCCACGATCGATCTTCTGAAGAGCCAATAA
- the flgB gene encoding flagellar basal body rod protein FlgB yields the protein MQPIQLFDLASRQAEWLTIRQQVVAGNIANANTPKFRAKDVTPFDAVLDRSDITMARTNPAHFSGNDFSDSGDIDVKEAALDQEIGIQESGNTVGLAEELSKSGDIKRQYDLNTSLVSSFNRMMLMTVRK from the coding sequence ATGCAACCGATCCAACTTTTCGACTTGGCTTCGCGACAGGCGGAATGGCTGACGATCCGTCAGCAGGTTGTTGCCGGCAACATCGCGAATGCCAATACTCCGAAATTCCGCGCCAAGGACGTCACGCCCTTCGATGCCGTGCTGGACAGATCCGACATCACCATGGCGCGCACCAATCCGGCGCACTTCAGCGGCAACGATTTCAGCGACAGCGGCGATATCGACGTCAAGGAAGCAGCCCTCGACCAGGAGATCGGCATTCAGGAATCCGGCAACACCGTCGGTTTGGCCGAAGAGCTTTCCAAGTCGGGTGACATCAAGCGCCAGTACGATCTGAACACCTCGCTGGTCAGCTCCTTCAACCGCATGATGTTGATGACGGTCAGGAAGTAA
- a CDS encoding flagellar protein: MADFDDERIASLKQRKKTATLDRFLTFAGLALAGASAFFPWYVFFNADKFGINVATSSNSRELPDWPARNVFSVSPLAMVNKNEAAKKAPPIDPLTTATVSDLGKQRDGGVMLEDQPFPGKSSFRLLHVSNGRALIEDPSGMYVVRIGSVLPDESRLAMIEQREGKWVIITSKGDIYKND, encoded by the coding sequence GTGGCTGATTTTGACGATGAACGCATCGCTTCCCTGAAGCAGCGCAAAAAGACCGCCACTCTGGATCGGTTTCTCACCTTCGCCGGCCTGGCGCTTGCCGGCGCCTCCGCCTTTTTCCCCTGGTATGTCTTCTTCAATGCGGACAAGTTCGGCATCAACGTCGCCACCAGCAGCAATTCGCGCGAACTGCCGGATTGGCCCGCCCGCAACGTCTTCAGCGTCTCACCGCTGGCCATGGTCAACAAGAACGAGGCAGCCAAGAAGGCTCCGCCGATCGATCCGCTGACGACGGCGACGGTCTCCGATCTCGGCAAGCAGCGTGACGGCGGCGTGATGTTGGAAGACCAGCCTTTCCCGGGCAAGTCTTCCTTCCGCCTTCTCCACGTGTCCAACGGCCGGGCGCTGATCGAGGATCCCTCGGGCATGTATGTGGTGCGCATCGGCTCGGTCCTGCCCGACGAAAGCCGCCTGGCGATGATCGAGCAGCGCGAGGGCAAGTGGGTGATCATCACCTCCAAGGGCGATATCTACAAGAACGACTGA
- the fliI gene encoding flagellar protein export ATPase FliI, whose protein sequence is MSTTLLSEDGLSPKLAHLAGLVDRYASPEFAVAHGGRVQTIAAGHYTVRGLSRHVRLGEFVAHKSATGIHLGEVVRVEPDLIYVCPIEPGEPIGIHDTVIRKGAFRISPSDSWCGRTINSLCEPIDGLGPIGQGLDRRSISNAAPPSMTRQRVATGFKTGVRAIDIFSPLCLGQRLGIFAGSGVGKSTLLSMLARADAFDKVVIALVGERGREVREFIEDTLGSNMKKAIAVVATSDESPMLRKMAPLTAVTIAEHFRDKGENVLFIVDSVTRFAHAIREVATASGEPPIARGYPASVFTELPRLLERAGPGPEGAGTITAIISILVDGDNHNDPIADSTRGILDGHIVLQRSLAEEGRYPPIDPLASISRLARKAWTPDQEKLVSRLKVLIHRFEETRDLRLIGGYRQGADPDLDMAVKQVPIIYDVLKQSPGDRDSVDAFADLAGALKAAAGMGNQGAPMQRR, encoded by the coding sequence ATGAGCACGACGCTACTGTCCGAAGACGGCCTTTCTCCGAAGCTCGCGCATCTGGCGGGTCTCGTCGACCGATACGCATCGCCGGAATTCGCCGTCGCTCATGGCGGTCGCGTCCAGACCATCGCTGCCGGCCACTATACGGTTCGCGGTCTCTCCCGTCATGTTCGTCTCGGTGAATTCGTAGCGCATAAATCGGCGACTGGCATCCATCTCGGCGAGGTCGTTCGTGTCGAGCCGGACCTGATCTATGTCTGCCCGATCGAACCGGGCGAGCCGATCGGCATCCATGACACGGTCATTCGCAAAGGCGCCTTCCGAATTTCGCCATCCGACAGCTGGTGCGGGCGCACGATCAATTCGCTGTGTGAGCCGATCGACGGGCTGGGTCCGATCGGCCAAGGGCTCGATCGCCGCTCGATTTCCAACGCTGCGCCACCCTCGATGACGCGCCAGCGCGTGGCGACCGGCTTCAAGACCGGCGTGCGCGCGATCGACATCTTTTCGCCGCTCTGCCTCGGCCAGCGTCTCGGCATCTTTGCCGGCTCCGGCGTCGGCAAGTCGACGCTTCTGTCCATGCTTGCCCGCGCCGATGCCTTCGACAAGGTGGTCATCGCGCTCGTCGGCGAACGCGGCCGCGAGGTGCGCGAATTCATCGAGGATACGCTCGGCAGCAATATGAAGAAGGCGATTGCCGTCGTCGCGACCAGCGACGAAAGCCCGATGCTGCGCAAGATGGCGCCGCTGACGGCGGTCACCATCGCCGAGCATTTCCGCGACAAGGGCGAAAACGTGCTCTTCATCGTCGACAGCGTCACGCGTTTTGCCCATGCGATCCGCGAGGTGGCGACCGCCTCCGGCGAACCGCCGATCGCCCGCGGTTATCCTGCCTCTGTCTTCACCGAATTGCCGCGCCTGCTCGAACGCGCCGGTCCTGGCCCCGAAGGCGCCGGCACGATCACCGCCATTATCTCGATCCTCGTTGATGGCGACAACCACAACGACCCGATCGCCGATTCGACGCGCGGCATTCTCGACGGCCATATCGTCTTGCAGCGCAGTCTCGCCGAAGAAGGGCGCTATCCTCCGATCGATCCGCTCGCCTCGATCTCGCGTCTTGCCCGCAAGGCCTGGACTCCGGATCAGGAAAAGCTGGTGTCGCGCTTGAAGGTATTGATCCACCGCTTTGAGGAAACGAGGGACCTGCGCCTGATTGGCGGTTATCGCCAGGGGGCCGATCCTGATCTCGACATGGCGGTCAAGCAGGTCCCTATCATTTACGACGTCCTGAAACAGTCTCCGGGCGATCGCGACTCGGTTGACGCTTTTGCCGATCTCGCCGGCGCGCTCAAGGCTGCTGCCGGCATGGGCAATCAGGGCGCACCCATGCAGAGGAGATAA
- the flgF gene encoding flagellar basal-body rod protein FlgF, translating to MQSGLYVSLSSQMALEKRLNTIADNMANVNTTGFRATEVKFDEMVAATKNKLNTKVAFVSQGNDYLNEQNGELQHTGNMLDFAVKGDAWFALDTPAGRVLTRDGRFTLRDTGELVSIRGYPVLDAGGAPIQLDTKGGEPAVGTDGIIYQGDRQVGSLGLFEADIGKGYLRYENSGILTTDQPRAVVDRFNVGVEQGYLENSNVNAMREITQLIEVNRAFESISSLMRDSEDSFKQAVQTLGGSR from the coding sequence ATGCAATCCGGTCTTTACGTTTCTCTGTCGTCGCAGATGGCGCTTGAAAAGCGCTTGAACACCATCGCCGACAACATGGCGAACGTGAACACCACCGGTTTTCGCGCCACCGAGGTGAAGTTCGACGAGATGGTGGCGGCCACCAAGAACAAGCTGAACACCAAGGTCGCCTTCGTTTCCCAGGGCAACGACTACCTGAACGAGCAGAACGGCGAGTTGCAGCACACCGGCAACATGCTTGATTTCGCCGTCAAGGGCGATGCCTGGTTTGCCCTCGACACACCGGCCGGCCGCGTCCTCACGAGGGACGGCCGCTTTACGCTCAGGGATACCGGCGAACTCGTTTCGATCCGCGGATATCCGGTTCTCGATGCCGGCGGCGCACCGATCCAGCTCGACACGAAGGGCGGCGAGCCTGCTGTCGGCACCGACGGCATCATCTATCAAGGCGACCGCCAGGTCGGTTCGCTGGGCCTGTTCGAGGCCGATATCGGCAAGGGTTACCTGCGCTACGAAAACAGCGGCATCCTGACCACCGACCAGCCGCGCGCCGTCGTCGACCGCTTCAATGTCGGTGTCGAGCAGGGTTATCTGGAAAATTCCAACGTCAACGCCATGCGCGAGATCACTCAGCTGATCGAAGTCAACCGTGCCTTCGAAAGCATTTCCTCGCTGATGCGCGACAGCGAGGATTCGTTCAAGCAGGCCGTCCAGACGCTTGGGGGCAGCCGCTAA
- the motA gene encoding flagellar motor stator protein MotA → MNIIIGFIVVCGCIVGSFMAMGGEVDALFQPFEFLIIGGAGLGSFIMANPMKVVKDSGKALAEAFKHAVPKERNYLDTLGVLYSLMRDLRTKSRNEIEAHIDNPAESTIFQQAPTVLKNKELTAFICDYVRLIIIGNARSHEIEALMDEELNTIMHDKMKPYHAIQIMGDSFPAIGIVAAVLGVIKAMAHINDSPEVLGHLIGSALVGTFLGILLSYCVCSPLVSQIKVVRNKQHRLYVIVKQTLLAYMNGSVPQVALEYGRKTISAYERPSIDAVEQEMMNPGGENKAA, encoded by the coding sequence ATGAACATCATTATCGGATTTATTGTTGTCTGCGGCTGCATCGTCGGCAGCTTCATGGCAATGGGCGGCGAAGTGGATGCGCTGTTCCAGCCCTTCGAATTTCTCATCATCGGCGGCGCCGGTCTCGGCAGCTTCATCATGGCGAACCCGATGAAGGTGGTGAAGGATTCCGGTAAGGCGCTTGCAGAGGCCTTCAAGCACGCCGTACCGAAGGAGCGCAATTATCTCGATACGCTCGGCGTGCTCTACTCGCTGATGCGGGACCTGCGCACCAAGTCGCGAAACGAAATCGAAGCCCATATCGACAATCCTGCCGAATCGACGATCTTCCAGCAGGCTCCGACGGTTCTGAAGAACAAGGAACTGACGGCCTTCATCTGCGATTATGTGCGCCTGATCATTATCGGTAACGCCCGTAGCCACGAAATCGAGGCGCTGATGGACGAAGAGCTCAACACCATCATGCACGACAAGATGAAGCCCTATCACGCGATCCAGATCATGGGCGATTCCTTCCCGGCGATCGGTATCGTTGCGGCCGTTCTCGGCGTCATCAAGGCGATGGCCCACATCAACGATTCGCCCGAGGTGCTTGGCCATCTGATCGGTTCGGCGCTCGTCGGCACCTTCCTCGGCATTCTCCTATCCTATTGCGTCTGCTCGCCGCTGGTTTCCCAGATCAAGGTCGTCCGCAACAAGCAGCATCGCCTCTATGTCATCGTCAAGCAGACGCTGCTTGCCTATATGAACGGTTCGGTGCCGCAGGTCGCTCTCGAATACGGCCGCAAGACGATCTCGGCCTACGAACGTCCTTCCATCGATGCGGTCGAACAGGAAATGATGAACCCAGGCGGCGAAAACAAGGCGGCTTAA